In a single window of the Limnochorda sp. L945t genome:
- the rbsK gene encoding ribokinase yields the protein MPQPPRILVVGTSNTDLVTRIPRMPRMGETLIGHRFHMGCGGKGANQAVMAARLGAQVTMVTKLGRDTFGQMTIDNYRKHGVDTRYVFWDDEASSGVATIFVDDEGHNLIAIVPGASYRLTPAEVRQAEPAIAGSDVVVGGFEVPVEVTAEALRLARKHGRTTILNPAPALPMPDELFELSDVLSPNEGEAETLSGVAIHDPESARDAACRLLERGARAVVITMGERGALLCEAGGAAQFFPAFQVKAVDTTGAGDAFIGALAARIGMGEPLARAVVFANAAAALSVTRMGTQVSFPALQEVEDLLPQAPQARRL from the coding sequence ATGCCCCAGCCACCCCGGATCCTGGTCGTCGGCACCTCCAACACGGATCTCGTCACCCGTATCCCCCGGATGCCCCGGATGGGAGAGACCTTGATCGGGCATCGGTTCCACATGGGCTGCGGGGGCAAGGGGGCCAACCAGGCCGTGATGGCGGCCCGGCTCGGAGCGCAGGTGACCATGGTGACCAAGCTCGGCCGCGACACGTTCGGGCAGATGACCATCGACAACTACCGCAAGCACGGCGTGGACACCCGGTACGTCTTCTGGGACGATGAGGCCTCTTCTGGAGTCGCGACCATCTTCGTGGACGACGAGGGCCACAACCTCATCGCGATCGTACCGGGGGCAAGCTACCGCCTCACCCCGGCCGAAGTCCGCCAGGCCGAGCCGGCGATCGCCGGCTCGGACGTCGTGGTAGGGGGCTTCGAGGTGCCGGTGGAGGTCACCGCCGAGGCGCTGCGGCTCGCCCGCAAGCACGGCCGCACGACCATCCTCAACCCGGCGCCGGCCCTGCCCATGCCGGACGAGCTCTTCGAGCTGAGCGACGTCCTGTCCCCCAACGAGGGAGAAGCCGAGACGCTCAGCGGCGTGGCAATCCACGACCCCGAGAGCGCGCGGGATGCGGCTTGCCGCTTGCTCGAACGGGGGGCACGGGCGGTGGTCATCACCATGGGCGAGCGAGGAGCGCTGCTGTGCGAGGCGGGCGGAGCCGCGCAGTTTTTCCCGGCCTTCCAGGTGAAGGCGGTGGACACCACGGGCGCCGGCGACGCCTTCATCGGGGCCCTGGCGGCCCGTATCGGGATGGGAGAGCCCCTGGCCCGGGCCGTGGTGTTCGCCAACGCGGCGGCGGCGCTCTCCGTCACCAGGATGGGGACTCAGGTATCGTTCCCGGCATTGCAGGAGGTCGAGGATTTGCTGCCCCAGGCGCCGCAGGCCCGCCGCCTGTGA
- a CDS encoding TIGR00725 family protein, protein MSKRPFIGVVGEQECAPEMAALAERVGEALARRGAVLVCGGMGGVMEAAARGAKRAGGLTVGILPGAHRSSANPFIDVPIVTNLGEARNSIVVRSAQAIVAVGGSYGTLSEIAFALKLGIPVVGLATWRLDKDGHGREGFQDPIVRVSDPETAVETALRLATQYPETIP, encoded by the coding sequence ATGTCGAAAAGGCCGTTCATCGGCGTCGTCGGTGAGCAGGAGTGTGCCCCGGAGATGGCGGCGCTGGCGGAGCGCGTGGGCGAGGCCCTTGCCCGGCGCGGCGCCGTGCTGGTGTGCGGGGGCATGGGCGGCGTGATGGAGGCGGCGGCGCGCGGGGCCAAACGGGCCGGGGGGCTCACGGTGGGCATCCTGCCCGGAGCTCACCGGTCGTCGGCCAACCCCTTCATCGACGTGCCCATCGTGACCAATTTGGGAGAGGCACGCAACAGCATCGTGGTGCGTTCGGCGCAGGCCATCGTCGCCGTGGGCGGCAGCTACGGGACCCTGAGCGAGATCGCGTTCGCCCTCAAGCTCGGGATCCCGGTGGTGGGCCTTGCGACCTGGCGGTTGGACAAAGACGGGCACGGCCGAGAAGGCTTCCAAGACCCCATCGTGCGAGTCAGCGACCCGGAGACAGCCGTGGAGACGGCGCTTCGCCTGGCCACCCAATACCCGGAAACCATCCCGTGA
- a CDS encoding ATP-binding cassette domain-containing protein, which produces MGRRARGSHGVQAPYVLDCVEIQRSFGGIKALDGVTIRVRAGSILGVVGPNGSGKTTLVNVITGFYPPQGGRILFDGQDVTGLRPHRIASLGIARTFQNLALFRGMSVLDNVLLGRHVRLRPGVLSTALYWWWGQGTEVRHRREVEEIIDYLQLEGVRQEPVELLPIGLQKRVELARALAAKPRLLILDEPMAGMNQEEKEYMARFILDAHDELGCTVVLIEHHMDVVMALCEELVVLDHGSVIAEGPPELMRADPKVITAYVAGAARVVATVERVDFRDSLTLEIEARPAVAVASAPGSLPEFERAVSQIARERLRVRPDAIRLVPPGSLEGRPALTDRRAG; this is translated from the coding sequence ATGGGACGCCGAGCGAGGGGCTCACACGGGGTGCAGGCGCCGTACGTTCTCGACTGCGTTGAGATTCAACGATCCTTCGGCGGCATCAAAGCCCTTGACGGGGTCACCATACGGGTGCGTGCGGGGAGCATACTGGGCGTGGTCGGGCCCAACGGTAGCGGAAAGACCACGCTCGTCAACGTCATTACGGGGTTCTACCCGCCGCAGGGTGGCCGCATACTCTTCGACGGGCAGGACGTCACGGGCCTCCGGCCACACCGCATCGCTTCCCTGGGTATCGCGCGCACCTTCCAGAACCTCGCACTCTTCCGGGGTATGAGCGTGCTCGACAACGTCCTGTTGGGTCGCCACGTACGGCTCCGTCCCGGGGTGTTGAGCACGGCGCTGTATTGGTGGTGGGGGCAGGGAACGGAGGTACGGCATCGCCGAGAGGTGGAGGAGATCATCGACTACTTGCAGCTCGAGGGAGTTCGCCAGGAGCCGGTAGAGCTATTGCCCATCGGCCTGCAAAAGCGGGTCGAGCTCGCCCGTGCGCTGGCGGCCAAGCCGAGGCTCTTGATCCTCGACGAGCCCATGGCCGGCATGAACCAGGAGGAGAAGGAGTACATGGCCCGCTTCATCCTCGACGCCCACGACGAGCTTGGCTGTACCGTCGTGCTGATCGAACACCACATGGACGTGGTCATGGCCCTCTGCGAGGAGCTCGTCGTGCTCGACCACGGATCCGTGATTGCCGAGGGCCCTCCGGAGCTGATGCGGGCCGATCCGAAGGTGATAACCGCGTACGTCGCCGGCGCTGCCCGGGTCGTCGCCACGGTGGAGCGGGTGGATTTCCGGGACTCGCTCACGCTGGAGATCGAAGCCCGGCCGGCCGTGGCGGTGGCGTCAGCGCCTGGAAGTCTACCCGAGTTCGAGCGGGCCGTGAGCCAGATCGCGCGGGAGCGGCTGCGCGTGCGGCCCGACGCCATCAGGTTGGTTCCCCCCGGTAGCCTGGAAGGGCGGCCTGCCCTTACCGATCGGCGGGCCGGGTGA
- a CDS encoding GntR family transcriptional regulator, with the protein MSEELRIQHRRRRLPLYAEVQQDLRQLIQSWPRSAPLPSEPKLASQLGVSRPTVREALHALEREGLILRRQGVGTFVLGPDRSVTTGLEELRGIPRIIRASGKEPCIDHQQWSLEPATPDVAGALQVSPGDTVVAIRQVYRADGHPIALGVSRLPQRVGVPLDVLGREAIDAGQQGRPLFEVLDQVARRRVRYAVAEIAAELPDAELTALLEVDPATPLVKLTETHFDDRNVPIIHSVDYIVWHRFKLQIVRQRRT; encoded by the coding sequence TTGTCCGAAGAGCTTCGCATCCAACACCGGAGGCGCCGCCTCCCCCTCTACGCGGAGGTCCAGCAGGATCTCCGGCAACTCATCCAGTCATGGCCCCGCTCCGCCCCCTTGCCCAGCGAGCCCAAGCTCGCCTCCCAGCTGGGGGTCAGCCGGCCTACCGTTCGAGAGGCCCTGCACGCGCTCGAGCGGGAAGGGCTGATCCTGAGGCGCCAGGGTGTAGGGACCTTCGTGCTCGGTCCCGATCGCTCGGTCACCACCGGGCTGGAAGAGCTCCGAGGAATCCCGCGGATCATCCGGGCAAGCGGCAAAGAGCCATGCATCGACCATCAACAGTGGAGCCTGGAGCCTGCGACTCCGGACGTGGCCGGGGCGCTCCAGGTCTCCCCGGGTGACACGGTGGTCGCCATCCGGCAGGTGTACCGGGCCGACGGGCATCCCATCGCCCTGGGTGTCAGCCGGCTGCCGCAGCGTGTCGGCGTGCCCCTGGATGTCCTGGGCCGCGAGGCGATCGACGCCGGGCAGCAGGGGCGGCCGCTTTTCGAGGTGCTGGACCAGGTCGCCCGCCGCCGCGTGCGGTACGCCGTGGCCGAGATTGCGGCCGAACTGCCCGACGCCGAGCTGACGGCCTTGCTGGAGGTCGATCCGGCAACCCCGCTCGTCAAACTCACGGAGACCCATTTCGACGATCGCAACGTCCCCATCATCCACTCCGTGGACTACATCGTCTGGCACCGCTTCAAGCTCCAAATCGTGCGCCAGCGCCGCACGTGA
- a CDS encoding nucleoside phosphorylase, whose protein sequence is MEGHLERSDYRQPTGLEGKRQYHIACGPGDVPSTVIVPGDQGRVPLIVSELANARLIADNRGLITYRGRYRDVDVGVTSTGMGGPSAAIAYEELINLGVTVLIRVGSVAGLQPELEEGDLVIPYACVRDDGVSRYYVPENYPAAASPPVYQALIQAAGEMGYRFHTGINWTHSAFYARTPEYFDQWVRKRVVSMEMEAAALMVVASLRGVHSGFIGTVYANRYRQSRSERVDLSVDSPSRDVIQRGVRASIRIALEAARLLAHQLQSGSPDGKNERGEP, encoded by the coding sequence TTGGAGGGTCACCTGGAACGTTCGGACTACCGCCAACCGACGGGGCTCGAAGGAAAGCGCCAGTACCACATCGCCTGCGGTCCCGGCGACGTCCCGAGCACCGTCATCGTGCCGGGAGACCAGGGGCGCGTCCCGCTCATCGTCAGTGAACTGGCGAACGCCCGGCTCATCGCCGACAACCGCGGCCTCATCACCTACCGGGGACGGTACCGGGACGTGGACGTGGGTGTCACGTCGACCGGCATGGGCGGGCCGTCGGCGGCAATCGCCTACGAAGAGCTCATCAACCTCGGGGTAACCGTACTGATCCGAGTGGGCAGCGTTGCAGGCCTTCAGCCCGAGCTCGAGGAAGGCGATCTCGTGATCCCGTACGCCTGCGTGCGGGACGACGGGGTCAGCCGCTATTACGTCCCTGAGAACTACCCCGCGGCCGCGAGCCCACCGGTGTACCAGGCCCTCATACAGGCGGCCGGCGAGATGGGTTACCGATTCCACACGGGGATCAACTGGACCCACTCCGCGTTTTATGCGCGAACCCCCGAGTACTTCGATCAGTGGGTCCGAAAACGCGTCGTGTCCATGGAGATGGAAGCGGCCGCGCTGATGGTGGTGGCCTCGCTGCGCGGGGTCCACTCGGGCTTCATCGGTACCGTCTATGCCAACCGGTACCGCCAGAGCCGTTCGGAGCGAGTGGATCTCAGCGTCGACTCTCCATCCCGCGACGTGATCCAGCGCGGGGTGCGAGCATCCATCCGGATTGCGCTCGAAGCGGCCCGGTTGCTGGCCCATCAGCTGCAATCGGGGTCGCCCGACGGGAAGAACGAGAGAGGGGAGCCGTGA
- a CDS encoding ABC transporter substrate-binding protein → MQGKRTWLSRFAWAAAVASMALLAGAQALAAPVRVRVVSEFGIHTEAWKTQIQPFEEKTGIDVVLEQVPYANYLDYLTLNFTSGRPAFDVAYVSMLWYPSFATAGYLEPLDGLLGDAMRQDMPGIVNAVQQGHLYFIPYMNELGGIVYRTDLFNDPKEKAAFRERYGYELAPPRTLAQYRDVAEFFHRPPKLYGVTLMGKRSIFLATHFLNRLWAYGGKLLDERMHPAFDGPEGVRALNEVKEMFRFANPAAYSYDFQEALTEFTSGRSAMAELWTTGLFYANDPKSSKIAGKASFVGFPRPDGQAGKKLPMLYISWGFVVSARSPVKEQAIQWVQHVTGTAPMIAAAPVGNIPARLSALRSPVLQGKMPWLGAFEDALSHCVPTPMVPLIPEGPPIVNEAIAPAVSSFLSGERGADQALRDAAAQVDRMMKDAGYY, encoded by the coding sequence ATGCAGGGCAAGCGGACATGGCTGAGTCGCTTTGCATGGGCCGCGGCGGTGGCGTCGATGGCGCTCCTCGCCGGTGCTCAGGCGCTGGCCGCGCCCGTAAGAGTGCGGGTGGTCAGCGAGTTCGGCATTCATACCGAGGCCTGGAAGACGCAGATCCAGCCGTTCGAGGAGAAGACAGGCATCGACGTCGTCCTCGAACAAGTGCCCTACGCCAACTACCTCGATTATCTGACCCTCAACTTCACCAGCGGGAGGCCCGCATTCGACGTCGCGTACGTGAGCATGCTCTGGTACCCGTCGTTTGCGACGGCCGGTTACCTCGAGCCCCTCGATGGGTTGCTCGGCGACGCCATGCGGCAGGACATGCCCGGCATCGTCAACGCCGTTCAGCAAGGGCATCTGTACTTCATCCCGTACATGAACGAGCTGGGCGGTATCGTCTACCGGACGGACCTCTTCAACGATCCGAAGGAAAAGGCGGCCTTCAGGGAGCGCTACGGCTACGAACTGGCGCCCCCAAGGACGCTGGCTCAATACCGGGATGTCGCGGAGTTCTTCCACCGTCCTCCCAAGCTCTACGGGGTAACGTTGATGGGTAAGCGGAGCATCTTCCTGGCGACACACTTCCTCAACCGGCTATGGGCGTACGGCGGGAAACTGTTGGACGAGCGGATGCACCCCGCCTTCGATGGGCCTGAGGGTGTGCGAGCGCTCAACGAAGTCAAGGAGATGTTCCGGTTCGCCAACCCGGCGGCTTACTCCTACGACTTCCAGGAAGCGCTCACCGAGTTCACGTCGGGTCGAAGTGCCATGGCCGAATTGTGGACGACGGGGCTCTTTTATGCCAACGACCCGAAGTCCTCCAAGATCGCCGGCAAGGCTTCGTTCGTGGGCTTCCCCAGGCCCGACGGACAGGCGGGCAAGAAGCTGCCCATGCTGTACATCTCGTGGGGGTTCGTCGTGAGCGCCCGGTCGCCGGTCAAGGAGCAGGCCATCCAATGGGTGCAGCACGTCACCGGCACGGCTCCCATGATTGCGGCGGCTCCGGTCGGTAACATCCCGGCACGGCTGTCGGCTCTGCGGAGTCCCGTGCTACAGGGGAAGATGCCGTGGTTGGGGGCTTTCGAGGATGCGCTGTCTCACTGTGTACCGACCCCGATGGTCCCGCTCATCCCGGAGGGGCCGCCGATCGTCAACGAGGCGATCGCACCGGCCGTCTCCAGCTTCCTGTCAGGTGAAAGGGGCGCAGACCAAGCCCTGAGGGACGCAGCCGCCCAAGTGGATCGCATGATGAAGGACGCGGGTTATTACTGA
- a CDS encoding carbohydrate ABC transporter permease, whose protein sequence is MPEAAPYLAPGLGFLALIFAVPLAYSVGVSLVRWSLLRPDLGVRWAGLANFQRMLMDPLTWQTLGRTLFFVVGAVVLELFLGTITAFALHRGLPGSRVITSIILVPFMMTPVVAAFAWRFLLNNDFGPLPWLFRWLGWTALVDPPVLANPALVLPVLIGLDAWQAFPFVTLVVLAGLKALPAEPFEASLVDGAGAWQRLWHITIPLLRPAFLVAVVIRTLSALRLFDAVYVVTGGGPGSSSEVLSFYTYRMAFQSYQLGYAGALGVLSLIVALLMTLAYRKGIGWE, encoded by the coding sequence GTGCCGGAGGCAGCACCGTACCTCGCTCCAGGGCTCGGCTTCCTCGCCCTGATATTCGCCGTCCCCCTGGCCTACAGCGTGGGCGTGTCGTTGGTCCGGTGGAGCCTCCTGCGACCCGACCTGGGCGTACGCTGGGCTGGCCTGGCCAACTTCCAACGCATGCTGATGGATCCTCTCACGTGGCAGACACTGGGGCGTACCCTCTTCTTCGTCGTGGGCGCCGTCGTCCTGGAGCTTTTCCTCGGGACCATCACCGCCTTCGCCCTCCACCGGGGACTACCGGGAAGCCGGGTCATCACCTCCATCATCCTCGTGCCCTTCATGATGACCCCCGTGGTGGCCGCGTTCGCCTGGCGGTTTCTGCTCAACAACGACTTCGGGCCGTTGCCCTGGCTCTTCCGGTGGCTTGGATGGACGGCCCTGGTCGATCCGCCCGTGCTGGCCAACCCGGCGCTCGTGCTACCCGTCTTGATCGGCCTGGACGCCTGGCAGGCCTTCCCCTTCGTGACTCTCGTCGTGCTGGCAGGGTTGAAGGCGTTGCCGGCGGAGCCGTTCGAAGCGAGCCTGGTAGACGGAGCGGGAGCGTGGCAGCGCCTGTGGCATATCACGATTCCGCTGTTGAGGCCTGCCTTCCTCGTGGCCGTCGTCATCCGCACCTTGAGCGCCCTGCGTTTGTTCGACGCGGTCTATGTCGTGACCGGCGGCGGGCCAGGGTCGTCCAGCGAAGTGTTGAGCTTCTATACCTATCGCATGGCCTTCCAGAGCTACCAGCTCGGATACGCAGGAGCACTCGGCGTTCTTTCGCTGATCGTGGCGCTATTGATGACGCTCGCATACCGCAAAGGGATCGGGTGGGAATGA
- a CDS encoding carbohydrate ABC transporter permease, producing the protein MMSSRSWARPAGDLAAAAWLLGVVAWSLYPVVWVVVSSLKPQAEQFAVPPAWWPRQPSLDNYRHFLSSHEVLRVIANTIVVTTGGVAVALFLGVPMAYALSRFRLRSGETVSFLILLARMTPPVVMILPFFVGARWIGLAGTRTVLVLAGAFLALPFAVWMMRGFFAEIPVELEEAAMVDGATRSRAALRVVVPLTAPGLAATAVLCAILVWNEFLFPLVLGGAEARTLPVLVSMYVTEKAVDWGTMSAAGVVTALPLVVFGLLIQKYLVQGLTAGSIK; encoded by the coding sequence ATGATGAGCAGTCGCTCGTGGGCCCGGCCGGCCGGGGACCTGGCCGCCGCAGCGTGGCTCCTGGGGGTGGTCGCGTGGAGTCTCTATCCCGTGGTCTGGGTGGTCGTCTCGTCGCTGAAGCCGCAAGCCGAACAGTTTGCCGTACCGCCGGCATGGTGGCCCCGGCAGCCGAGCCTGGACAACTACCGGCACTTCCTGTCCAGCCATGAGGTCCTTCGGGTCATCGCCAACACCATCGTGGTCACAACCGGTGGGGTCGCCGTGGCCTTATTCCTGGGAGTGCCGATGGCGTATGCCCTCTCCCGGTTTCGCCTGCGGTCGGGAGAGACGGTGAGCTTCTTGATCCTGCTGGCACGCATGACGCCGCCGGTCGTCATGATTCTCCCCTTCTTCGTCGGCGCTCGCTGGATCGGCCTCGCAGGGACGCGCACGGTACTGGTGCTGGCGGGTGCCTTCCTGGCGCTGCCCTTTGCCGTGTGGATGATGCGGGGTTTCTTCGCGGAGATTCCCGTGGAGTTGGAAGAGGCAGCCATGGTCGATGGCGCCACGCGCTCGAGGGCGGCCCTGCGCGTGGTGGTTCCGCTGACGGCCCCCGGGCTGGCGGCGACTGCCGTGCTATGTGCCATCCTGGTGTGGAACGAGTTCCTGTTCCCGCTGGTACTGGGTGGGGCCGAGGCGCGCACCCTGCCGGTCCTCGTCAGCATGTACGTGACAGAGAAGGCCGTCGACTGGGGAACCATGAGCGCGGCAGGCGTCGTGACCGCCCTTCCCCTCGTCGTGTTCGGCTTGTTGATCCAGAAGTACCTGGTCCAGGGGTTGACCGCGGGGAGCATCAAGTAA
- a CDS encoding FtsX-like permease family protein, whose amino-acid sequence MRAHRRPGLDCCFPNYSGGVSALALLAVTLLSAAEQARAIGMRRALGATRGRIMLEVLAKTSTMAGLGGAVAAAAARPMSRLLTPILLTPGGIFRIPPSNLHNAFTGSGARRATVALGVPKSTEAFKDGEPACYNASRPEHAFICPSGVWSWSAWGSSRCSPNCS is encoded by the coding sequence ATACGGGCGCATCGCAGGCCTGGACTTGATTGCTGTTTCCCGAACTACTCCGGGGGCGTAAGCGCCCTCGCCTTGTTGGCGGTGACCCTCCTGAGCGCGGCGGAACAGGCCCGCGCCATTGGCATGCGACGGGCACTCGGGGCCACGCGTGGCCGTATCATGCTGGAGGTGCTGGCCAAGACGTCCACCATGGCAGGACTCGGCGGGGCAGTGGCGGCAGCAGCCGCCCGGCCGATGAGCCGGCTGCTGACGCCCATCCTCCTCACACCTGGTGGGATATTCAGAATCCCTCCCAGTAATCTTCACAATGCGTTCACAGGGTCGGGTGCCCGGCGTGCTACAGTCGCGCTCGGAGTACCCAAGTCCACGGAAGCCTTCAAGGACGGTGAACCAGCTTGCTACAACGCATCCAGGCCCGAGCACGCCTTCATTTGCCCGAGTGGAGTTTGGTCCTGGTCGGCCTGGGGTTCCTCACGGTGCTCGCCGAACTGCTCGTGA
- a CDS encoding ribonuclease toxin HepT-like protein has protein sequence MIGRYAVLAERIRQELEELAPLVGRARRYVAVAVSSSDPEPYLDGAALNLHGFYSGLERVFEAIAREVDGSVPAGPHWHRELLRQMQLAVRGVRPAVLTGETAAALEEYLGFRHVVRALYTTRLRPDRIRELADAAQGAFERASGELLAFAAFLETAAADQASSGDNAGR, from the coding sequence ATGATCGGTCGCTATGCGGTGCTCGCGGAGCGTATTCGCCAGGAACTCGAGGAATTGGCGCCGCTGGTCGGCCGTGCGCGGCGATACGTGGCGGTCGCCGTTAGCTCGTCCGACCCCGAACCCTACCTCGATGGTGCGGCGCTCAATCTGCACGGGTTTTACTCCGGGCTGGAGCGGGTTTTCGAAGCAATCGCAAGAGAGGTAGACGGATCGGTCCCGGCCGGGCCCCACTGGCATCGTGAGCTGCTCAGGCAGATGCAGCTCGCTGTCAGAGGGGTCCGGCCGGCAGTGCTCACCGGGGAGACCGCGGCTGCCCTCGAAGAGTACCTGGGCTTTCGGCACGTGGTGCGCGCACTCTACACGACTCGGTTGCGACCGGACCGGATTCGCGAACTCGCGGATGCCGCACAGGGTGCCTTCGAGCGGGCCAGCGGTGAGCTCCTGGCATTTGCCGCGTTCCTCGAAACGGCTGCCGCCGACCAAGCATCGTCCGGGGATAACGCGGGCCGTTGA
- a CDS encoding nucleotidyltransferase family protein gives MPKLARDLTSEEIARYRATALERERDKARRAEQRHRRAWDLARRAAQLLRTKYRAARVVAFGSLVEEGRFGLGSDVDIAVWGLPGTAYFRAVAEVAEMDPEIPIDLVDGESCSGGLLRSIEKHGVEL, from the coding sequence ATGCCAAAACTGGCGCGGGATCTCACGTCTGAAGAGATCGCACGCTATCGAGCGACGGCTTTGGAGCGCGAGCGCGACAAGGCGCGGCGCGCAGAGCAGCGGCATCGCAGGGCGTGGGATCTGGCCCGTCGGGCCGCGCAGCTCCTGCGTACGAAGTACCGGGCGGCGCGGGTCGTCGCTTTCGGCTCCTTGGTCGAGGAAGGCCGTTTCGGGCTCGGGTCCGACGTCGACATCGCGGTCTGGGGCCTTCCGGGTACGGCCTATTTTCGGGCGGTGGCCGAAGTGGCCGAGATGGACCCCGAGATTCCCATCGACCTCGTCGACGGGGAGAGCTGCTCCGGAGGGCTGCTGCGCTCCATCGAGAAGCACGGGGTAGAGCTATGA
- a CDS encoding AIR synthase family protein, which yields MTKRRGSPVKAGKLPPEKLRELVLSRLGRTRPEVLVHARLGEDSAVADLRGRLLVVSSDPITGASAEMGRLGVHVACNDVAAMGADPLGVQIVLLLPDGTTEADIAAIMGQVADAAEELGIEVMGGHTEVTSKVGAPIIVLTAIGVVEREHLVTSAGARPGHGLLVTKPVGLEGTAILATDRTEELLATLGPEGLERARGFFSEVSAVRDGRVAARLGASAMHDVTEGGLLGAVWEMAQASGCGVEVWEEAVPVREETRQVCRRFGIDPLRLISSGAMLAAAPDAGAVVQGLRDEGLEAAVIGRVLPVAEGVRVVRVSGEVQPISAPPVDDLWRVLSS from the coding sequence GTGACGAAGCGGCGCGGATCGCCGGTCAAGGCGGGCAAGCTGCCCCCGGAGAAGCTGCGGGAGCTGGTCTTGAGCCGGCTCGGGCGAACGCGTCCCGAGGTGCTGGTGCATGCCCGCCTCGGTGAAGACTCGGCGGTGGCCGACCTGCGGGGCCGCCTGCTGGTGGTGTCGAGCGATCCGATTACGGGCGCGTCGGCGGAGATGGGCCGGCTCGGTGTCCACGTGGCATGCAACGACGTGGCCGCCATGGGGGCGGATCCGCTTGGCGTCCAGATCGTGCTGCTGCTCCCCGACGGCACGACCGAGGCGGATATTGCGGCCATCATGGGGCAGGTGGCCGACGCGGCCGAGGAGCTCGGCATCGAGGTCATGGGCGGCCATACCGAGGTCACGAGCAAGGTCGGTGCGCCGATCATCGTCCTGACGGCCATCGGCGTCGTGGAACGGGAGCACCTGGTCACCTCGGCAGGCGCCCGGCCCGGGCACGGGCTGCTGGTGACCAAGCCCGTGGGGCTCGAGGGTACGGCCATTCTGGCCACCGATCGGACTGAGGAGCTGCTGGCGACGCTCGGGCCAGAGGGGCTGGAAAGGGCCAGGGGCTTCTTCTCGGAGGTCAGCGCGGTCCGCGACGGCCGGGTGGCGGCCCGGTTGGGTGCGAGCGCCATGCACGACGTGACGGAGGGCGGGCTCCTGGGGGCGGTGTGGGAGATGGCCCAGGCCTCCGGGTGCGGGGTGGAGGTCTGGGAAGAGGCCGTGCCCGTGCGAGAGGAGACCCGGCAGGTGTGCCGGCGCTTCGGCATCGACCCGCTGCGGCTGATCTCGTCGGGGGCGATGCTGGCCGCTGCTCCCGACGCGGGGGCGGTGGTGCAGGGGCTGCGCGACGAGGGCCTGGAGGCCGCCGTGATCGGGCGGGTGCTTCCGGTGGCGGAGGGTGTCCGCGTCGTGCGGGTAAGCGGCGAGGTGCAACCTATCAGCGCTCCGCCCGTCGACGACCTGTGGCGGGTGCTGTCGAGCTGA